In the genome of Nocardia sp. NBC_00416, one region contains:
- a CDS encoding ImmA/IrrE family metallo-endopeptidase — translation MSAESEGQKEATRFRQQHNLGTAPLGDLVTLIEQAVGADVAVLDTEPNQHGMTMRRGTDGPIYIAVTRTIHPMRQRSTLAHELAHVIFGDWSAEAIVDSPNPIESRANSFARHLLVPQEGVKEMITSEHVGPGRALLSAVVQRFLVSPTIAAIALEQCGRINRATKDEWMSVTTPTLAAEFGWMERYQALAEASNSRRAPQRLLARAISGWLQNLVPIQTIATLRGLSADEAEEELRREGLQPAEVNVTPSWSKTSELPEVSIDLSEFDADMNDSLRE, via the coding sequence GTGAGCGCGGAATCCGAGGGCCAGAAGGAAGCGACGCGGTTCCGGCAACAGCACAACCTCGGCACTGCTCCGCTGGGTGACTTGGTGACGCTGATCGAACAGGCTGTCGGAGCCGACGTCGCTGTTCTCGACACCGAGCCGAACCAGCACGGGATGACAATGCGGCGTGGGACGGACGGGCCTATCTACATCGCTGTGACCCGCACTATCCATCCGATGCGGCAGCGCAGCACTCTCGCTCACGAGCTGGCCCACGTTATCTTTGGTGACTGGTCCGCAGAGGCGATTGTTGACTCACCGAACCCGATAGAGAGCCGCGCGAACAGCTTCGCCAGACATCTCCTGGTACCCCAAGAGGGGGTGAAGGAGATGATCACCAGCGAACACGTCGGGCCGGGCCGCGCCCTCCTGTCGGCGGTAGTGCAGCGGTTCCTGGTCTCGCCAACGATCGCGGCGATCGCCTTGGAACAATGCGGCCGCATCAACAGAGCAACCAAGGACGAATGGATGTCGGTGACCACACCGACACTGGCAGCCGAATTCGGCTGGATGGAGCGTTACCAGGCGCTGGCGGAGGCGTCAAACAGCCGCCGAGCCCCCCAGCGGCTGCTTGCCCGAGCGATATCGGGCTGGCTGCAGAACCTGGTGCCCATCCAAACCATCGCGACGCTACGGGGCTTGAGTGCTGATGAAGCCGAAGAAGAACTGCGCAGGGAGGGACTTCAACCGGCTGAGGTAAACGTGACTCCGAGCTGGAGCAAAACATCTGAGCTGCCAGAGGTTTCGATCGACCTCTCAGAGTTCGACGCAGACATGAACGATAGCCTCAGGGAGTGA
- a CDS encoding D-arabinono-1,4-lactone oxidase: MTKLWVNWAGDQQCAPARLRAPRDHAELAAELARAADHGHRVRVAGAGHSFTDTCLTDGLLLDLSRMNRVLDVDRESGLARVQAGMTLAALNTRLDDYGLAFPNLGDIDVQTIAGATATGTHGTGGRLPNISAALHAVEMMTADGNVVELTEDSDPQAWRAARVGIGALGVVTAFTLRLVPSFVLEGIERPIPVDEVLADLDSHIDGNDHFEFYMFAHSPIAMTKRNNRVELPAAPRAEIVDWFADILLSNYAFDGLCRLARRRPALIPWIQRGAAYAGSYRRQVDRSYRVFTSPRLFRFTEMEYAIPRAHSAAAIREIKDTAKRFDSPMPIEVRWVAGDDAFLSPAGGRATCYIAVHQYQGMDHEPFFRACEAIFDRYDGRPHWGKRHYQSAATLRTRYPEWDRFAAVRRRFDPDGRFANDYSDRVLGPVSAAQDPVDQYG, encoded by the coding sequence GTGACCAAGTTATGGGTGAACTGGGCCGGTGATCAACAGTGCGCGCCGGCTCGACTCCGCGCACCGCGCGATCACGCCGAACTGGCCGCCGAACTGGCCCGGGCCGCCGACCACGGGCACCGGGTCCGAGTGGCCGGGGCCGGCCACTCGTTCACCGATACCTGCCTCACCGACGGCCTGTTACTCGACCTCTCCCGGATGAACCGCGTCCTGGACGTCGATCGTGAATCCGGCCTGGCCCGGGTCCAGGCCGGTATGACGCTGGCCGCGCTCAACACCCGGCTGGACGACTACGGGCTGGCCTTCCCGAATCTCGGGGATATCGACGTGCAGACCATCGCGGGCGCCACCGCCACCGGCACACACGGCACCGGCGGCCGACTGCCCAATATCTCCGCGGCACTGCACGCGGTGGAGATGATGACCGCCGACGGAAACGTCGTCGAACTGACCGAGGACTCCGATCCCCAGGCCTGGCGCGCCGCCCGAGTCGGCATCGGGGCGCTCGGCGTGGTCACCGCGTTCACCCTCCGACTCGTCCCATCGTTCGTGCTCGAGGGCATCGAACGGCCGATTCCGGTCGACGAGGTGCTCGCCGACCTCGATTCCCATATCGACGGCAACGACCATTTCGAGTTCTACATGTTCGCGCACAGCCCGATCGCGATGACCAAACGCAACAATCGCGTCGAGCTGCCGGCCGCTCCCCGGGCCGAGATCGTGGACTGGTTCGCCGATATCCTGCTGTCCAATTACGCGTTCGACGGACTGTGCCGACTGGCTCGCCGCCGACCCGCGCTCATTCCCTGGATCCAGCGCGGCGCCGCCTACGCGGGCAGTTACCGCCGCCAAGTGGATCGCTCGTATCGAGTGTTCACCAGTCCGCGACTGTTCCGGTTCACCGAGATGGAGTACGCGATCCCGCGCGCGCATTCGGCGGCCGCCATCCGCGAGATCAAGGACACCGCGAAACGTTTCGACAGCCCGATGCCGATCGAGGTGCGCTGGGTGGCGGGCGACGACGCTTTCCTCTCCCCTGCGGGCGGGCGCGCGACCTGCTATATCGCGGTGCACCAATACCAGGGGATGGATCACGAGCCGTTCTTCCGCGCCTGCGAAGCGATATTCGACCGCTACGACGGCCGGCCGCACTGGGGTAAACGCCACTACCAGTCCGCGGCCACACTGCGCACCCGCTACCCCGAGTGGGACCGGTTCGCCGCGGTACGCCGGCGCTTCGACCCCGACGGGCGGTTCGCCAACGACTACTCGGACCGAGTGCTCGGCCCGGTCTCAGCGGCCCAGGATCCGGTCGACCAGTACGGGTAG
- the smpB gene encoding SsrA-binding protein SmpB — MKENGRKVIATNRRARHNYTILDTYEAGIALVGTEVKSLRESKASLVDAFATVDNGEVWLRGLHIPEFSHGTWTNHAPRRVRKLLLHKREIERLVGKSREGNQTLVPLSMYFSDGKVKVELALAKGKQDYDKRQDLARRTAEREVTREIGRRIKGMR; from the coding sequence ATGAAGGAGAACGGGCGCAAGGTCATCGCGACCAACCGCCGGGCACGGCACAACTACACGATCCTGGACACCTACGAGGCCGGGATCGCGCTGGTCGGTACCGAGGTCAAGAGTCTGCGTGAGAGCAAGGCCTCACTGGTGGACGCCTTCGCGACAGTCGACAACGGCGAAGTGTGGTTGCGGGGTCTGCACATCCCCGAGTTCAGCCACGGCACCTGGACCAACCACGCACCGCGCCGGGTCCGCAAACTATTGCTGCACAAACGGGAGATCGAACGACTCGTCGGCAAATCCCGTGAGGGCAACCAGACCCTGGTTCCGCTGTCGATGTATTTCTCCGACGGCAAAGTGAAGGTCGAGCTCGCCCTCGCCAAGGGCAAGCAGGACTACGACAAACGCCAGGACCTGGCCCGCCGCACCGCCGAGCGCGAGGTGACCCGCGAGATCGGCCGCCGAATCAAGGGCATGCGCTGA
- a CDS encoding helix-turn-helix domain-containing protein, with amino-acid sequence MITAGDRIARAIEAAGLSQRELAAITGISQSTLSRTIGGERVAKMNELMAIARAAGCVLTELTGASRVADDVQCAARAVNGASMDSMHVQILHFVELDAYLDDQAIAAVV; translated from the coding sequence ATGATTACCGCAGGTGATCGGATCGCGCGTGCCATCGAGGCTGCCGGGCTGAGTCAGCGAGAACTTGCCGCCATCACGGGGATCTCTCAGTCGACCTTGTCGCGGACCATCGGTGGTGAGCGCGTGGCGAAGATGAACGAGTTGATGGCGATCGCTCGGGCTGCGGGATGTGTGCTGACGGAGCTCACCGGCGCCTCGCGGGTGGCTGATGACGTGCAGTGTGCGGCGAGGGCGGTCAACGGTGCGTCGATGGACTCGATGCATGTACAGATACTGCATTTCGTCGAGCTCGACGCCTACCTCGACGACCAGGCCATAGCGGCGGTCGTGTGA
- a CDS encoding helix-turn-helix domain-containing protein codes for MIEDGPVGRQLREWRHPRKLSQLEPAIQAEVSPRHISFVATGRTVPSSAMVLRPAEHLDVPLRERNRLPVAADHPSLDPADAATSQFFQAGTDPRCVAGSVRRGGRSAR; via the coding sequence GTGATCGAGGACGGGCCCGTCGGCCGGCAACTGCGGGAGTGGCGGCACCCGAGGAAATTGAGTCAGCTCGAGCCGGCGATACAGGCCGAAGTGTCGCCGCGGCACATCAGTTTCGTAGCGACCGGGCGTACCGTGCCCAGCAGCGCCATGGTGCTGCGGCCGGCCGAGCACCTGGATGTTCCGCTGCGCGAACGCAATCGCCTGCCCGTCGCAGCCGACCACCCATCGCTGGACCCCGCCGATGCCGCCACCAGCCAGTTCTTCCAGGCGGGTACCGATCCACGGTGCGTGGCCGGTTCCGTGCGGCGAGGCGGGAGGAGCGCGAGATGA
- a CDS encoding MFS transporter — protein MRSSRSGRPPLPSEIWVLLGAAFCVSIGFGLVSPILPQFALSFGVGIAAASAIVSAFAAMRLLFAPVSGRLVQLLGERRIYMVGLLIVAVSTGASAFAQTYWQLIVLRSLGGVGSTMFTVSSMALVIRLSPPAERGRVTGLWSTCFLIGGLSGPLIGGVLAGFGLRAPFLIYATALLAAVAVVYFNLRDSRIAESESGADIRTVSFRQGLARPEYRAALWSNFANGAAVFGVRMALVPLLVVEVLGQPSGMAGVALTIFAAGNATVLFFSGRLSDRYGRRPLLISGALVCAVGTTGLGLAPNLTWLLVTSFVAGIGSGLFTPAQQAAVGDIIGSRARGGTMLAGFQMAQDLGTVLGPIVVGAIAQRLSYGAGLAVTGSLLAVAALAWLIVPEPMDRPPAAPDRAEPPAHRAGASKAAVDGLTTGTGTTGFPGGPIGDADPKTRS, from the coding sequence CTGCGATCGAGCAGATCCGGCAGGCCCCCGCTGCCCAGTGAGATCTGGGTCCTGCTCGGCGCGGCGTTCTGTGTATCGATCGGATTCGGCCTGGTGTCGCCGATTCTCCCGCAGTTCGCGCTGAGTTTCGGGGTCGGCATCGCGGCCGCCTCGGCCATCGTCAGCGCCTTCGCCGCCATGCGGTTGCTGTTCGCGCCGGTCAGTGGGCGGCTGGTGCAGTTGCTGGGCGAACGACGGATCTACATGGTGGGGCTGCTCATCGTGGCGGTCTCCACCGGCGCCAGTGCCTTCGCACAGACCTACTGGCAGCTGATCGTGCTGCGGTCGCTCGGCGGGGTCGGGTCCACCATGTTCACCGTCTCATCGATGGCCCTCGTGATCCGGCTGTCGCCGCCCGCCGAACGCGGCCGGGTCACCGGATTGTGGTCCACCTGTTTCCTCATCGGCGGGCTGTCCGGGCCCCTGATCGGCGGCGTGCTGGCCGGCTTCGGATTGCGCGCCCCTTTCCTGATCTACGCGACCGCCCTGCTGGCGGCGGTCGCGGTCGTCTACTTCAACCTGCGCGACTCCCGGATCGCCGAATCCGAATCGGGGGCCGACATCCGCACCGTCAGCTTCCGGCAAGGTCTGGCACGCCCCGAGTACCGGGCGGCGCTGTGGTCCAACTTCGCCAACGGCGCCGCCGTGTTCGGAGTGCGCATGGCGCTCGTCCCGCTGCTGGTGGTCGAGGTGCTCGGCCAGCCGTCCGGGATGGCCGGCGTGGCGCTCACGATATTCGCCGCCGGCAACGCGACCGTGCTGTTCTTCTCCGGCCGGCTGTCCGACCGCTACGGCCGCCGCCCCCTGCTGATCTCCGGCGCGCTGGTGTGCGCGGTCGGCACCACCGGCCTCGGCCTGGCCCCGAACCTGACCTGGCTGCTGGTCACCTCGTTCGTCGCCGGGATCGGGTCGGGCCTGTTCACCCCCGCCCAGCAGGCCGCCGTCGGCGATATCATCGGCTCCCGCGCCCGCGGCGGTACCATGCTCGCGGGTTTCCAGATGGCCCAGGACCTGGGCACCGTCCTCGGGCCCATCGTCGTCGGCGCGATCGCCCAGCGGCTTTCCTACGGCGCGGGCCTGGCCGTCACCGGATCGCTGCTGGCCGTCGCCGCACTGGCCTGGCTGATCGTGCCCGAACCGATGGACCGCCCGCCCGCCGCCCCGGACCGCGCCGAGCCTCCCGCGCACCGTGCGGGCGCGTCGAAAGCAGCGGTCGACGGGCTGACCACGGGTACGGGAACCACCGGGTTCCCGGGCGGACCCATCGGCGACGCGGATCCGAAAACCCGGTCCTGA
- a CDS encoding DsbA family protein, with translation MSNSPSDYTPRPMSNRTTYALGALALVLIALIVVFAYRWGGGQEAEVRNDGYGPVRNAAVTAALQSDGGVRLGRPDAPKTIEVYEDPMCPACGHLETLYGQELAQKLDEGKLAIRYRFVNFLDPKSSSGDYSTRAIAALQCVAETGSGVTYSKFHDTIFTTRQPDEGSELTDDELLTIATESGATEPARTCISEGARIAEVKNQAPGTLEDLKAALDGDAATPSVFDVATKIDVNEPDWVQQLAP, from the coding sequence GTGAGCAATTCGCCGTCCGACTACACCCCGCGGCCCATGTCCAACCGGACCACCTACGCCCTCGGCGCCCTGGCCCTTGTCCTGATCGCGCTGATCGTCGTCTTCGCCTACCGCTGGGGCGGCGGCCAGGAAGCCGAGGTCCGCAACGACGGCTACGGCCCGGTCCGCAACGCGGCGGTCACCGCCGCGCTACAGAGCGACGGCGGCGTGCGGCTCGGCCGTCCCGACGCCCCGAAAACCATCGAGGTCTACGAAGACCCCATGTGCCCGGCCTGCGGTCACCTGGAAACCCTCTACGGCCAAGAGCTCGCCCAGAAACTCGACGAGGGCAAACTCGCCATCCGCTACCGCTTCGTCAACTTCCTCGACCCCAAATCGTCGAGCGGCGACTACTCCACCCGCGCCATCGCGGCCCTGCAGTGCGTGGCGGAAACCGGTTCCGGCGTCACCTATTCGAAGTTCCACGACACGATCTTCACCACCCGCCAGCCGGACGAAGGCTCCGAACTCACCGACGACGAGCTGCTCACCATCGCCACCGAATCCGGCGCCACCGAACCCGCCCGCACCTGCATCTCCGAGGGTGCCCGGATCGCCGAGGTGAAGAACCAGGCCCCCGGCACCCTCGAAGACTTGAAGGCCGCACTCGACGGTGACGCGGCAACGCCCAGTGTGTTCGATGTCGCCACCAAGATCGACGTCAACGAGCCGGACTGGGTCCAGCAGCTGGCCCCGTGA
- a CDS encoding SIR2 family NAD-dependent protein deacylase produces the protein MPSGAALPGPAPGGSGPGGPAVTDWYERTGRIAALTGAGISTDSGIPDFRGPRGVWTEDPIAELLSTYDNYLADPDLRERSWRARRDNPAWGAEPNGAHRALVELERAGRALTIITQNIDRLHQRAGSAPQRVLEIHGNMFDVVCVQCDYRATMAATLERVAAGVADPPCPVCGGVLKADVIMFGQALDRRTLIKASLAAETADIFLAIGTSLQVEPAASLCGRAVAAGADLIIVNAEPTPYDSLATEVVREPIGTALPVLVDRILGR, from the coding sequence ATGCCATCGGGCGCCGCGCTGCCGGGCCCTGCACCGGGCGGCTCCGGTCCCGGGGGTCCGGCGGTGACCGACTGGTACGAGCGCACCGGCCGTATCGCGGCGCTGACCGGAGCCGGGATCTCCACCGACAGCGGTATCCCGGATTTCCGTGGGCCGCGCGGAGTCTGGACCGAGGACCCCATCGCCGAACTGCTGTCCACCTACGACAACTACCTGGCCGACCCCGACCTGCGGGAGCGGTCCTGGCGCGCCCGCCGGGACAATCCCGCCTGGGGCGCGGAACCGAACGGCGCCCATCGCGCGCTGGTGGAGTTGGAGCGGGCCGGGCGGGCGCTGACGATCATCACCCAGAACATCGACAGGCTGCATCAACGTGCCGGTTCCGCGCCGCAGCGGGTGCTGGAGATCCACGGCAATATGTTCGATGTCGTCTGCGTGCAGTGCGACTACCGCGCAACCATGGCCGCGACCCTGGAACGGGTCGCGGCCGGTGTGGCCGACCCGCCCTGCCCGGTATGCGGTGGAGTGCTCAAGGCGGACGTCATCATGTTCGGTCAGGCGCTGGACCGCCGGACGCTGATCAAAGCGTCGCTGGCCGCCGAGACCGCGGACATATTCCTCGCCATCGGGACTTCGCTCCAGGTGGAGCCGGCGGCCTCCCTGTGCGGGCGAGCAGTGGCCGCGGGCGCCGATCTGATCATCGTGAACGCCGAACCCACACCCTACGATTCGCTGGCCACCGAGGTCGTGCGCGAACCCATCGGCACCGCGCTACCCGTACTGGTCGACCGGATCCTGGGCCGCTGA
- the pgm gene encoding phosphoglucomutase (alpha-D-glucose-1,6-bisphosphate-dependent): MAHNRAGRPARPGDLVDVPGLVTAYYSRVPDPAEPTQRVAFGTSGHRGSSLDGTFNEAHILAITQAIVEYRATREITGPVYLARDTHALSEPAWTTVLEVLAGNEIGAVVDSRGRYTPTPALSHAVVRHNRDETRHQADGIVVTPSHNPPRDGGIKYNPPHGGPADTGATDSIAERANELLRGGLAGVKRAPLTQAMDVVGRYDYLDHYIADLPAVLNLDAIRGAGIRLGADPMGGASVDYWEEIGQRYDLDLEVVNPTVDPTWRFMTLDSDGQIRMDPSSPHAMASLVAIRDDYDISTGNDADADRHGIVTPDGGLMNPNHFLAVAIEYLVANRRGWDALTKIGKTAVTSSMIDRVVSVLGRDVHEVPVGFKWFVPGLFSGSLAFGGEESAGASFLRMDGTVWTTEKDGILMALLAAEIAAVTGQSPSARYHELERRYGSPAYARIDAPADPEQKKLLAALDPGQVTGAEIAGEPITEVATRARGNGASLGGLKVSTDNAWFAARPSGTEDKYKIYAESFHGPEHLAKVQEAAQEMVGRVLTGG; the protein is encoded by the coding sequence ATGGCCCACAACCGAGCCGGACGGCCCGCCCGCCCAGGCGATCTGGTGGACGTTCCGGGACTGGTGACCGCGTACTACAGCCGGGTACCGGATCCCGCCGAACCCACCCAGCGGGTGGCGTTCGGCACCTCCGGTCATCGTGGTTCGAGCCTCGACGGCACGTTCAACGAGGCGCATATCCTGGCCATCACCCAGGCGATCGTCGAATACCGGGCGACCCGCGAGATCACCGGACCCGTCTATCTGGCACGCGACACCCACGCGCTGTCCGAACCCGCCTGGACCACGGTCCTCGAGGTGCTGGCCGGAAACGAGATAGGCGCCGTGGTCGACTCCCGCGGCCGCTACACCCCGACACCCGCGCTGAGTCACGCGGTGGTGCGGCACAACCGGGACGAGACCCGGCACCAGGCCGACGGCATCGTGGTGACCCCCTCGCACAACCCGCCGCGGGACGGCGGCATCAAATACAACCCCCCGCACGGCGGCCCGGCCGATACCGGCGCCACCGACAGCATCGCCGAACGCGCCAACGAACTGTTGCGCGGCGGCCTGGCCGGGGTGAAACGTGCCCCGCTGACCCAGGCGATGGATGTGGTCGGGCGCTACGACTATCTCGACCACTACATAGCCGACCTGCCCGCGGTCCTGAACCTGGACGCCATTCGGGGCGCGGGGATCCGGCTCGGCGCCGATCCGATGGGCGGCGCCAGCGTCGACTACTGGGAGGAGATCGGTCAGCGCTACGACCTCGATCTCGAGGTGGTGAATCCGACCGTGGATCCCACCTGGCGCTTCATGACGCTGGACAGCGACGGCCAGATCCGGATGGACCCCTCGTCGCCCCACGCCATGGCCTCGTTGGTCGCGATCCGCGACGACTACGACATCTCCACCGGCAACGACGCCGACGCCGACCGGCACGGCATCGTCACACCCGACGGCGGCCTGATGAACCCGAACCATTTCCTGGCGGTGGCCATCGAATACCTGGTGGCCAACCGCCGGGGCTGGGACGCGCTCACCAAGATCGGCAAGACCGCGGTCACCTCCTCGATGATCGATCGGGTGGTGAGTGTGCTGGGCCGGGACGTCCACGAGGTGCCGGTCGGGTTCAAATGGTTCGTCCCCGGCCTGTTCAGCGGCAGTCTCGCGTTCGGGGGCGAGGAGAGCGCCGGCGCGTCGTTCCTGCGGATGGACGGGACCGTCTGGACCACCGAGAAGGACGGGATCCTGATGGCTCTGCTGGCCGCCGAGATCGCCGCGGTCACCGGACAGAGCCCGTCGGCTCGCTACCACGAACTCGAGCGCCGCTACGGCAGTCCCGCCTACGCCCGGATCGACGCTCCCGCCGACCCCGAGCAGAAGAAACTGCTCGCCGCACTCGACCCCGGCCAGGTCACCGGTGCCGAGATCGCGGGCGAACCGATCACCGAGGTCGCCACCCGAGCCCGGGGCAACGGCGCGTCACTGGGCGGGTTGAAGGTGAGCACCGACAATGCCTGGTTCGCGGCGCGACCTTCGGGCACCGAGGACAAGTACAAGATCTACGCGGAGTCGTTCCACGGTCCCGAACACCTCGCGAAGGTGCAGGAGGCCGCGCAGGAGATGGTCGGGCGGGTGCTGACCGGCGGATAG
- a CDS encoding MFS transporter — MAATAVLEARAPGDHATRLRVWSAAWPIAAVFVLANAATPLYVLWQAEFGFSKSTLTAVFCCYMAGMALALLISGVVSDRLGRKTVLVPALVLAIAAALIFAAAPGIIALFIARTLTGIASGAMVSAGVAAVSDIAGRAHTRTAALAGAVGIAVGTGLGPLLGGVLSETVPGPTVTVFLVETVFLLVALAIVVVVPIPRADGPRATAWIRVPRVPQPNRRELLVAVTVAGPALTTTAFMLSLAPSLLSELLGTTNRIVAGVLACLTFAVATASQFALRGLPVRRLLLISVVSTVVCVASLVVAVDTSSVAVLAAAAVLAGAAYGPGMLGGLSLLNVDIPAGRLAEANAALNIGAYAFAGLMILGLGVLSDHLGFATGVTLFAVVAGAVALAGGSLAAAGVRTSVS; from the coding sequence ATGGCCGCAACCGCCGTTCTCGAAGCGCGCGCCCCCGGCGACCACGCCACACGGCTGCGTGTCTGGTCGGCCGCGTGGCCGATCGCCGCGGTATTCGTTCTCGCCAACGCGGCCACCCCGCTGTATGTGCTCTGGCAGGCCGAATTCGGATTCAGCAAGAGCACGCTCACGGCCGTCTTCTGCTGCTATATGGCCGGAATGGCCCTCGCCCTGCTGATCTCCGGAGTCGTCTCCGACCGGCTCGGCCGTAAGACGGTGCTGGTGCCCGCCCTCGTCCTCGCGATAGCCGCCGCCCTGATCTTCGCCGCGGCGCCGGGCATCATCGCCCTGTTCATCGCGCGCACGCTCACCGGTATCGCCAGTGGCGCGATGGTTTCCGCGGGGGTGGCTGCGGTGAGCGATATCGCGGGACGGGCGCATACCCGTACGGCCGCATTGGCGGGCGCGGTCGGTATCGCGGTCGGAACTGGCCTCGGACCACTGCTGGGCGGGGTCCTCTCCGAAACCGTGCCCGGCCCGACCGTCACCGTATTCCTGGTGGAGACGGTGTTCCTGCTGGTGGCGCTGGCCATCGTCGTAGTGGTGCCGATCCCGCGGGCCGACGGGCCCCGCGCAACCGCCTGGATCCGTGTGCCCCGGGTACCCCAACCGAACCGCCGCGAGCTGCTCGTCGCCGTCACGGTGGCGGGTCCCGCGCTGACCACCACCGCGTTCATGCTGTCACTGGCGCCGTCGCTGCTCTCGGAATTGCTGGGCACGACGAACCGGATCGTCGCCGGCGTCCTGGCCTGCCTGACCTTCGCCGTCGCCACCGCCAGCCAGTTCGCACTGCGCGGCCTGCCGGTGCGTCGGCTGCTGCTGATCTCGGTGGTGAGCACCGTCGTCTGCGTGGCGTCGCTGGTCGTCGCGGTCGACACCTCCTCGGTAGCCGTACTGGCCGCGGCCGCCGTTCTGGCCGGCGCGGCCTACGGTCCGGGGATGCTCGGCGGGCTGTCCCTGCTCAATGTCGATATCCCGGCCGGTCGGCTGGCCGAGGCCAACGCCGCTCTCAATATCGGCGCCTATGCCTTCGCCGGGCTGATGATTCTGGGCCTGGGTGTGCTCAGCGATCATCTCGGGTTCGCCACGGGAGTAACACTGTTCGCTGTTGTCGCCGGCGCCGTGGCGCTGGCCGGCGGGTCCCTCGCCGCCGCCGGAGTGCGTACCAGCGTCAGCTGA
- a CDS encoding fluoride efflux transporter CrcB: protein MTAFRKVADEPAWYRAGRAVALVTAGAGSPLPVGTSPVSIVDSALPGALIGADAGRVPPAGAGTGSCGPPTTFGAAGSGTIGSATGGAYALGAIVLAAGSCLAAVSLAVVTAGLFG, encoded by the coding sequence ATGACCGCGTTCCGGAAGGTCGCCGACGAACCGGCGTGGTACCGGGCAGGGCGCGCGGTCGCTCTGGTCACCGCGGGTGCCGGTTCCCCGCTGCCCGTGGGTACATCGCCGGTTAGCATTGTTGACTCGGCGCTACCGGGTGCACTGATCGGAGCGGATGCGGGCCGGGTGCCGCCGGCGGGCGCGGGTACCGGATCGTGCGGTCCGCCCACCACCTTCGGCGCCGCCGGCTCCGGGACGATCGGGTCGGCCACCGGCGGCGCCTACGCGCTCGGCGCTATCGTGCTCGCCGCCGGGTCCTGCCTCGCCGCGGTGTCGCTCGCCGTCGTGACCGCGGGGCTGTTCGGATGA
- a CDS encoding ArsR/SmtB family transcription factor, whose protein sequence is MPDITTRRESPSVPSDPLPEPSRAEMRLETVLAALSDPLRLSIVRAYYLDSGGVPQACGWFEIDRPKSTRTHHWRVLREAGLIRQWQHGLERRNVVRVDDLEARFPGLLALVANWEPAANGARLAP, encoded by the coding sequence GTGCCGGATATCACCACTCGACGGGAGAGCCCGAGCGTTCCCAGCGATCCGCTACCCGAGCCCAGCCGTGCGGAGATGCGACTGGAAACGGTGCTGGCCGCCCTGAGCGATCCGCTGCGACTCAGCATCGTGCGGGCGTATTACCTGGACTCCGGAGGCGTCCCGCAGGCCTGCGGCTGGTTCGAGATCGACCGGCCGAAGTCCACACGCACACACCACTGGCGGGTGCTGCGCGAGGCGGGGCTCATCCGGCAGTGGCAGCACGGCCTGGAGCGCCGCAATGTGGTCCGGGTCGACGACCTCGAGGCCCGGTTCCCGGGCCTGCTCGCCCTGGTCGCGAACTGGGAACCGGCGGCGAACGGAGCCCGGCTCGCACCATAG
- a CDS encoding TetR/AcrR family transcriptional regulator, with translation MPDVNLATTAPGTRRLRVDAARNQQRIVDAARELFADRGLEITLDDVAERAGVGVGTVYRRFANRRELVSEVFTGHIREFAEVAEEALVADDPWEGLVRLFEYACRRMATDRGFSEVMLELGEDRARFDCPREEIGPTVAAVMERARAAGVVQPGIEATDLFALIYMVDSLADFARPIDSDIWRRYMAITLNGIRAADTPPQALTVNALSLAEVEQAKAAKPGPFPSRRR, from the coding sequence ATGCCGGATGTGAATCTCGCCACCACCGCGCCCGGGACGCGCCGTCTCCGGGTCGACGCGGCGCGCAACCAGCAGCGCATCGTGGACGCCGCACGCGAGCTGTTCGCCGATCGTGGACTCGAGATCACGCTCGACGATGTGGCCGAACGCGCCGGAGTCGGAGTGGGCACGGTGTACCGGCGGTTCGCGAACAGACGCGAACTCGTCTCCGAGGTTTTCACCGGCCATATCCGCGAATTCGCCGAAGTGGCCGAGGAAGCGCTCGTCGCCGACGATCCATGGGAGGGTCTGGTGCGGCTCTTCGAGTACGCCTGCCGGCGGATGGCCACCGATCGCGGCTTCAGCGAGGTCATGCTCGAGCTGGGCGAGGACCGTGCCCGGTTCGACTGTCCGCGCGAAGAGATCGGTCCCACGGTCGCGGCCGTGATGGAGCGGGCCAGGGCAGCCGGGGTGGTTCAGCCCGGCATCGAGGCGACCGATCTGTTCGCACTGATCTACATGGTCGATTCGCTGGCCGATTTCGCCCGCCCGATCGATTCCGATATCTGGCGGCGGTACATGGCGATCACGCTGAACGGGATCCGCGCCGCCGACACCCCGCCGCAGGCGCTGACCGTGAACGCGCTCAGCCTGGCCGAGGTCGAGCAGGCCAAGGCGGCGAAACCGGGTCCGTTCCCGAGCCGCCGCCGCTGA